Proteins encoded together in one Mycobacterium noviomagense window:
- a CDS encoding FUSC family protein, translated as MSTSLAIQAQVAGRAALQRLRPALWPITQTSVAAGLAWYLTHDLLGHRQPFFAPIAAVVCLSATHVLRGQRAVQMIIGVTLGIGLGAAVQALLGTGRIALSVAVFIALCVAVLIGRGFIAQGLMFVNQTAVSAVLVLVFARSGMVSERLFDTLIGGGIAIVFGILLFPVDPLILLRGARGGMLAALHDALTEIADLVPERKRPAHNWPLPVVEHLHQQVAGLAEARTTARLAVRVAPRRWAARHAVHDADQQAAHLGLLASSVLHLARVVTPDLEDRLRQPMRAAISELAAGATTVDTDHAAAAAHTAAARRHASEMHAAAHNTPEVTLAAVVQTCVDDLQQVINLGAALVNSPRQGTP; from the coding sequence GTGAGCACTTCGCTGGCAATTCAGGCTCAGGTTGCCGGCCGTGCTGCCCTGCAACGGCTACGCCCGGCGCTGTGGCCGATCACCCAGACGTCAGTCGCCGCCGGCCTGGCGTGGTACCTCACCCACGATCTGCTGGGCCATCGACAGCCGTTCTTCGCACCGATCGCCGCGGTGGTGTGCTTGTCGGCGACCCACGTGCTACGCGGGCAGCGCGCCGTCCAGATGATCATCGGTGTAACACTGGGCATCGGCCTGGGCGCTGCGGTTCAGGCCCTGTTGGGTACCGGCCGTATCGCCCTCTCGGTCGCGGTGTTCATCGCGTTGTGCGTTGCGGTGCTGATCGGGCGCGGCTTCATCGCACAGGGACTGATGTTCGTCAACCAGACGGCAGTCTCGGCCGTGCTGGTGTTGGTGTTCGCGCGCAGCGGGATGGTCTCCGAACGCCTCTTTGACACGCTGATCGGCGGCGGCATCGCGATCGTGTTCGGCATCCTGCTGTTCCCCGTTGATCCGTTGATCCTGTTGCGCGGGGCACGCGGCGGCATGCTGGCCGCTCTGCACGACGCGCTCACCGAAATCGCCGACCTGGTCCCGGAGCGCAAACGGCCCGCGCACAACTGGCCGCTGCCCGTCGTCGAGCACTTACACCAACAGGTCGCCGGGCTTGCCGAAGCCCGCACCACCGCGCGCCTCGCCGTTCGGGTAGCGCCTCGCCGGTGGGCCGCCCGCCACGCCGTCCACGACGCCGATCAGCAGGCCGCTCATCTGGGTCTGCTAGCCAGCTCGGTGCTGCATCTGGCGCGCGTCGTCACTCCGGATCTCGAGGACCGGCTCCGCCAACCCATGCGCGCCGCAATCAGCGAACTTGCCGCCGGCGCAACAACTGTCGACACCGACCACGCCGCGGCGGCCGCTCACACTGCGGCGGCGCGCCGACATGCTTCCGAAATGCATGCAGCCGCCCACAACACGCCCGAAGTGACGCTGGCCGCCGTCGTCCAGACTTGTGTCGACGACCTGCAACAGGTCATCAACCTCGGTGCGGCGCTGGTCAATTCGCCTCGCCAAGGAACTCCTTGA
- a CDS encoding MmcQ/YjbR family DNA-binding protein yields MATWEDVARIVDELPLTAEPSPHDWRVGKKLMVWERPLREPDREALAARGLEVPTGDILGVRVADEAVKFALVADAPGIYFTTPHFDGYPAVLVKLERITVSELRELITEAWLTQAPRQLVKEFLGEAN; encoded by the coding sequence GAATCGTCGACGAGTTGCCACTCACGGCGGAGCCGTCGCCGCATGACTGGCGCGTCGGCAAGAAGCTCATGGTGTGGGAGCGGCCGCTGCGCGAGCCCGACCGCGAGGCACTGGCTGCCCGCGGGTTGGAGGTGCCGACCGGCGACATCCTGGGCGTGCGGGTGGCCGACGAAGCCGTCAAGTTCGCGTTGGTCGCCGACGCGCCGGGGATCTACTTCACCACCCCGCATTTCGACGGCTACCCAGCGGTGCTGGTCAAACTCGAGCGGATCACAGTGTCGGAGTTGCGAGAGTTGATCACCGAGGCGTGGTTGACGCAGGCTCCCCGCCAGCTGGTCAAGGAGTTCCTTGGCGAGGCGAATTGA